The Priestia koreensis genomic interval TGTTTTTGGGGGACATGCCACTCCGTATAGCGTAAAAATGCTTACGCTGTTACCGTCAAGACGTGTAACGATATTCGTTAAGCAACGATAATCGGGATGAATGACCTCTTTGAGAAGGTCCGTAATAACATCGTCTTCGTAAGAATGAAGATCAAGAGTCGTTTTCACCATGTATGTCGTTTCCATCGCACTGCTTCTAAAATAGCGATAAACTCGTGGTGCTAGATAGGATTGCTCTGAAATACTGACTTGTAAGGAATCGTACGTTTGCTTTTGTCCGCTTTGATAAAAAAGAGAATCATGAGTGTGCTTCATAAAATCAGTATAGGAGTCATGATCATCCCATACGCCAATAATGCAAGCCTCATTTGGACGATCGATATTCCAACCACCTAGCTGCCCAATAAACCCATTCACATGTGCAAGAGCGGACCAATGCTGCTGGGTATAAGAAAAATGGTCTTTTTTACTGTCTGGTACGCTGCAATTAATGATCTTTGTAAGCATCTTTTCTCACCTCGACTATACAGTTCTCCTATTTTATAACAAACTCCTTCTTTTGCTTGCTTCGTTGTTGCAAACTGAGACATAATCCCTATCTCTATGAATATAGTAAAAGGAGAAAGAGGTTGCTTATAAATGATAGAGATGGGGGAGATCATCAATGGACGTCTACCGAGCAAGTAAGAGTCGTTCACAAAATCGAAAGGGATGGTACGTAACGTTTCGTCATCCGCTTCGAAAGGATGCTACAGGAAAGGTTGGGTTAAAAGTAAGAAGAGGTCTCGGCACGACTGATGATCAGGAAGCGGATTTGCTTGTGAAGCAAATGAATGAGCTGCTGTTAGATAATACGCTGTGGTCCATTCATGCGAAGAGTCGGGCGCGCTCGTTATATGATGAGCGGGTCATTGCCGCTTTTTATGAGGACTTAGAGCCCATGCAGATGACAGACTTAAAAGCCGTGCGTGAGCGTGAATTACCATATCCACGCCGTGAAGAGGACTATAATCAGATTCGTTTTACGGGGGGACACGAACGGTATGAGGGGTTAAGGCAGCTGCTCGGACTAGCGGACGAGCCTTTTTTACAATCCAATGCGATTCATGCTCCGCACTATGAGCTCGAGTGGATTGCTTGTGACAGTCCAACGTACGAGGCGGTTGTGACGTTTTTGCCGTTTGAGAAGACAAAGGCTTACATGGAAGAGTGCGTCATAAAGGCCGCCATTTCCTATGCATGTGACGGAGGAGATCATGAGCTTGCTCGCCACTTTTTACAGCATGAGCATGAGCCATTTGCGCTTCGACAGCTCATTGGCACCACACCTGCTTTTTACGTGACGCGCTTTACCGCGACGCAGCCAAACGTTTCGGTAAACGAACACGTTCAGGAGTATATCGAGATCATTCGTTCACAGGCGCTACAAGTGCGAGAACGCTTAATGGAAACACATGATTTTACGGAAAAACAATTTACATATCCAACCGATGACGTTCTATTAGCATTTGAAGAGACGTGGCGAGGGGAGATCGAATTTACGCTCCTAATTGATGCGCTAATGGAGGAAGTGGAAAAACGATTTCATTCTCTTCCACAGGGGCGATGGACGTATACAAGCGAAGAGTGGCCTGAGTGCTGGCGGTTTCAAGCAAAAGATCCAAACGTTACGCTTCGGATTTTATCCATCCTTACAAGTCAGGACGAAAGCAAGTGTGGCAAGCTTTTAACACCTCTCGTGGAAGGAATTCGCGTTCGCGGATCGTTTGGTGGGAGGAAGGGGATTTTTACTGTCGGTCCTGAAAAGAACGATCGCGTATTGTCAACAAATACAATGAAGGGAATCGATCAAAGTCACACACTCGTTTGGGTTCAAGAAACAAAACGAGATTCTTATGATCATATGCTTCCGACGCTTCGCTATCTTATTTCAACGGGACAGATAGAGAAGCTTCATCTTTGTATGCATGGAGATGAGAGCGAGGAATGGAAACGTCATGCAGGACAGGCGTTAGAGATCGTATTAAACGATGTGAAACGGGAGCTAGGCTGGACGGCGTATAGTCAGGCTGAGCGTCAAATCCTCCGGAACAGCCTTTATTTTTCCGTAGAGGAAGTCTACGAACGAACGATTCATACGATCGAGGAATATGAGCTGCCGTCTGTTCATCCGATTTATACGAACATGATGCTATCGTTAATTGTAAAAGACGCCTGTGATGCATTTTACCAAAAACTAGAGACACAGGACGGTTTGAGAGAGAAGGCGCTTTGTCGACGTTTTGCCGAACTTGGCGAAGATGAATATGGCGGGATGAAGCCTCAAGCTCTTATGTTCACGACGCTTACGGAGACATTTTACCGCTCCTTTTTTACACAGCCGTCTGGATGGTCACATGAGGACCTAACAAATGACAAACGGGAAAAGGCGATCGCGGCCATTTGCATGCACTTTTCGAAAGCGCTCCGTACGTATCTGCAAGCGAACGTTTGTCATCAGCAAATCGCTGAGTGGCAGGGTGCCTATGGACGAAATGGAAAGAATGCGAACAAGAAACGAGCGCAAGATTTGAACGGCATTTTTGAAGACGTGCTGCCTTCCTCTCATCGTCTGATCGATCAGCCAAAGTGCGTCAAACATCTGTATGGATTAATGAAAGAAGCGATCGAAAGTAGCGGCGGTATCCTGTTAAGTTAAGGGTTTTTTTGATATTTTATTAAAAATTAGCCAAAAGAGGTAAATAGTCTTAACATTTTAGTTACTGTATGCTTTTTCGTGATAAAGCCTTGCTTTTTTAGGCTTTACTTGTTAATATGAAGTTAATTATTTTTGTTCGCTTTAAAGATTGATGCAACAAATCGTCTTGAAAGATTCGCAGAGCAAGAATAGTAATACAATTGTGTGTCTAACACACTAGGAGGAACAAACATGTTACAAGGTAAAGTAAAATGGTTTAACGCAGAAAAAGGTTTCGGTTTCATCGAAGTTGAAGGTAGAGAAGACGTATTCGTTCATTTCTCTGCAATCCAAGGCGAAGGTTACAAAACTTTAGAAGAAGGTCAAACAGTTTCTTTCGAAATCGTTGATGGAGCTCGTGGACCTCAAGCTGCTAACGTTACAAAATAATTGAAGCGATAGCTCATACAAAGAACTTCTCTTTTTGAGAAGTTCTTTTTTTATGTGGATTTAATGGTAGGTGTGAACGGGAATACACCATGTAGAAGGAATAATGGGTGCTTATCATTTCTGGCCGTAATTCTAGGGTTGTGTGACTAAGGAAAGCAGAATAGCCGTACTCAACAGTCGTACCAAAACGGGCGACTTTTTTTGTGTATTTTGGGAAATTTTGCACACACTAACAGAGTCAATATGATCTTAACTGCCGCTTAATAGTACATTTACAAACGGCCGTTACAATATAGGTGAACACAAGACGACGAGAATACTAGGAGGCTAAACATGAGACAGATGAAGACGACAATGGCAGCCGTAGTTAGTACCGCTTTTTTACTCGCACCAACTCTTACCACTCAAGCCGCTGTAACCGTAAATCCAGAGGGAGCACCTCTTATGGTAAATGAACTCGCACGCTATGACAGTGAATCAGGAGACGGTGGAAGTGAAATTTTAGCATATGATCCGTATATGGGGCAGGCGTATGTAACGAACGGCGCAAAGAAGGCGCTTGATCTTGTCGACTTTTCCACATTAGCATCCAACAAATCTAAAACGCTATCTCCCTCAAAACGAATTGAAATGAAAGATCTTGGTCTCAAACACGTAAAAGACGTAACAAGCGTCGCAACACATCCGCATGCTAACTTTATCGCCGTTAGCGTTGTCAGCGATCCGAAAACGGACAATGGAAAAGTAGTATTTCTTGATAAGCAGGGGCACTTCTTAACCGATGTGACCGTCGGCGCACAGCCTGACATGCTGACTTTCAATGAAGATGGCAGTAAGCTGCTCGTTGCAAACGAAGGAGAACCAAGCGATGATTATGCAAAAGACCCAGAAGGATCGGTGTCGGTCATTGATTTAAGTCATGGCCCGATGGAGGCAGAAGTAACGGACGTACCGCTAAAAGATGCCCCAAGAGATCAGGGTGTTCGACTAAACTCGAAGGGAAGCATTGCACAGCAGCTTGAGCCGGAGTACATCACCGTTCAAGGCGACACGGCTTACGTGAGCCTGCAAGAAAACAATGCGATCGCCAAGCTGAATCTGAAAACGAACAACGTCGATCACATTTACGCGATGGGAACGAAGGATCACTCGCTTCCGCAAAATGCGCTTGATGTGAAGAAAGATGGAAAAGCAAATCCAGAAACAATGCCGCTACTCGGACTTTATCAGCCGGACGGAATTGAGGCTGCACAGATTGGAGATCGATCGTACATTGTGACCGCAAACGAAGGCGATACGCGCGATTACGAAGGATACTCAGAAGAAAGTAAGATTAAGGACCTAAAAGAAAAGATTGGACTCAAGGCGACCAATTACAAAGGGTTCTCGCAATCACAGCTCGATAAAATGATCGGTAATGGTCTCCTTGATGAAATAGGCGACGTGAAAGTATCAAAAGAGGACGGTCAAAAAAACGGGACGTACGAAGCGCTCTATACAAACGGCGGCCGCTCCTTCTCCATTTTAGATGCCAACACGATGAAGCAGGTGTATGACAGCGGGGGAGACTTCGAACGGAAAACCGCGGATTTGCTTCCAGATGTGTTTAATGCTGATAGTACTAATCTGACAGTAGACGATCGTAGCAACGCCAAAGGACCAGAGCCGGAAAATGTACAGGTCGGAACAGTCGGGGACCGCACGTATGCTTTTATCGGACTCGAGCGCCTAAGCGGGATCATGGTGTATGACGTTACGAATCCAAAAGCACCGACGTTTGCACAGCTCATCACAGGCCGTGACTTCTCTGAGAACGTAAAAGGAGACGTCTCACCAGAAGGCTTAAAGTTCGTAGAAGCGAAACAAAGTCCGACTGGGCACCCGCTTCTGTTTGCGACACATGAAATATCCGGGACCGTAGCGGTTTATGAATTCCAAAAGGCAACTCCTGAAAAACATGTGAACGCCGCAAAAGAAAAAGTAAGCAGCGCGATTATTCACAACCCTCATACAGATAAGCGCGTAGCGCAAAAACAGCCATAAAAACCCTTGCCGATACTTTCGGCAAGGGTTTTTACGTGCGTCTTATATAGCGGATACTTGTTGCGATGAGTAAAAACAGCAGTGCACCTGCTGAATCAACCATCACATCTAAAATACGACCATCTCGTCCTACGGTGAACGCCTGATGAATTTCGTCCGTGAACGCATACAGAGCCGTGAACAACCATGCAAGCACATAGCGAAGGCGACCTTTCAAGTTCCATAAAAATAAAAGAGATAAAAGACCAAAAAAACTAAAATGCGCAATTTTTCTCGTTACAAACTCTGCATCTATTCCAGGGTGATAAGGCAAATAAAACGTGCCTCCTGGTTTTAAAATACTTGCGATATCTACGCCGTCACGAAACTCTCCGCTATGAACCCATGTGCTAGGATCTAACACGAGAAGGCCTGGCGTTTGCGAAAAATAAAAGATGGCGATCATCATTAGCAATAGCAATACTTTTTTCATTATTAACCCTCAACTCGTTTTCATAATGGGTTTAATTTTAAAGAAACTTTGTGAAGGATTCAAGGAATTATAAAAAAAATTTCGTTAATTACATTTAATGGATAAATTATAGGTTAAAAGAAATACCATTTTTGGTATAGCTGGGAGTGTATAATTAAGGTAATTAATACCAATTAAAAACCTATGGTAATTTCACTTTTAATATTGTAGAAAATGATTGTTTATTAAAATTGTAGGTAATATGACCGTTATAATAGACTTTTTGATGGAAATAATACAGTATACATTTTACTTACATAACAACTTTTAAAATATAATTTCAATATTTTACCTAAAATATCCAAAAT includes:
- a CDS encoding YdbC family protein, whose product is MLTKIINCSVPDSKKDHFSYTQQHWSALAHVNGFIGQLGGWNIDRPNEACIIGVWDDHDSYTDFMKHTHDSLFYQSGQKQTYDSLQVSISEQSYLAPRVYRYFRSSAMETTYMVKTTLDLHSYEDDVITDLLKEVIHPDYRCLTNIVTRLDGNSVSIFTLYGVACPPKTNQSITHQHVRRAEQQHYRLEKKWLVLAHSGS
- a CDS encoding cold-shock protein encodes the protein MLQGKVKWFNAEKGFGFIEVEGREDVFVHFSAIQGEGYKTLEEGQTVSFEIVDGARGPQAANVTK
- a CDS encoding choice-of-anchor I family protein, with product MRQMKTTMAAVVSTAFLLAPTLTTQAAVTVNPEGAPLMVNELARYDSESGDGGSEILAYDPYMGQAYVTNGAKKALDLVDFSTLASNKSKTLSPSKRIEMKDLGLKHVKDVTSVATHPHANFIAVSVVSDPKTDNGKVVFLDKQGHFLTDVTVGAQPDMLTFNEDGSKLLVANEGEPSDDYAKDPEGSVSVIDLSHGPMEAEVTDVPLKDAPRDQGVRLNSKGSIAQQLEPEYITVQGDTAYVSLQENNAIAKLNLKTNNVDHIYAMGTKDHSLPQNALDVKKDGKANPETMPLLGLYQPDGIEAAQIGDRSYIVTANEGDTRDYEGYSEESKIKDLKEKIGLKATNYKGFSQSQLDKMIGNGLLDEIGDVKVSKEDGQKNGTYEALYTNGGRSFSILDANTMKQVYDSGGDFERKTADLLPDVFNADSTNLTVDDRSNAKGPEPENVQVGTVGDRTYAFIGLERLSGIMVYDVTNPKAPTFAQLITGRDFSENVKGDVSPEGLKFVEAKQSPTGHPLLFATHEISGTVAVYEFQKATPEKHVNAAKEKVSSAIIHNPHTDKRVAQKQP
- a CDS encoding VanZ family protein; the protein is MKKVLLLLMMIAIFYFSQTPGLLVLDPSTWVHSGEFRDGVDIASILKPGGTFYLPYHPGIDAEFVTRKIAHFSFFGLLSLLFLWNLKGRLRYVLAWLFTALYAFTDEIHQAFTVGRDGRILDVMVDSAGALLFLLIATSIRYIRRT